The Crassostrea angulata isolate pt1a10 chromosome 1, ASM2561291v2, whole genome shotgun sequence nucleotide sequence caaaaagcttgccagactaaacaaaattattcaacggAAGCATGCATGTACCAATTACGTTTATAGGGgatgaatttcaattttctctgctgatcataaatttataaacagaaaAGTGTGACTAAAATGGGTAGCGAAACCCGGGCCGGGCCGGGATTTTCGAAACTGATAACCggatttttgttgatttcttaaaaaatactcaTTTGTTCTGCACGAAATTTGCAGGTATACTTTATTACAACTTGCTTTGTCTTCgctaaaatttttattatcacagaatgagtttttcaatatttattacacattttcatttttcaggtGACTAAAATGGGTAGCGAGCCCGGGTTACACATTTTGGCGATATTAAGCGAATTACATTGTTGAATTTGGAAActtgtgtattttatcattgctatttaagtttaaatactTAGATAATTCAACATTTTCGacaaaaaatgtcatttaataaaattatggcCAAATATTATAAACCTGGGACGGACCAAAACCGGACACGTTTACCCGGCACAAAccttttatttctgaaaaagcGACGAGAGGATATTAGCTATCACTCATGTGATATATCACCCAGCTCAAACCACGCGGAGGAATCCTCAATTGAATCTTCACTCCCCATTTGAAATACAAAGCACAAAGCATATAAACAGCAAATCACGATGAAAAACCGTTCTAATTGTGTAAAACACAACGCCCTATCAGGGCCCAGACTCGGTTTGTTTCTTAATGCTTTAACCTGTTTTACTGAAAATCAAACTAACTACCTATAAGCACtatgtattattttgtatttattttaaaagttttatttctgTTTGCAGCACAGTAAATGTTGATTTTCTgaatagattttcatttcctaATTTAActcattaatttttcatttgcaaAATCTTCGTTTTTTGGATCAATCAGTTAAGCCTCTTTGGGATGTCTGAAAACTTtgaactgttaatttttttttggtctaaaagctatttaatatcaataaacatattttaaatttatttttttaaaatgtgacgTTACTTTTGGTCTTCAAATAATGCGTAGGCACGTGTCTGTGCCTAACGGCAGCTACGCCACTGCTAAGAGTTAACACATGCAATGGGTGAAGAAACAGAACGTGCAGATTTCAGAAATTTCGGTCTTTTCTTCGATctagtgcatgtacatgtatatcacttgaaattaaATTAGTTTTCGTTGTTTCAAATCTTTTTTCGATAAATAAGAGATGGTAGAGACAtgccagaaaaaaaaaatgaacatttatacatatactgtggtttcatcaatattcgttgaataccaattttcgtggatttcgtttttaagttgatccacgaaattaaatgttcattgaaatgcaatttctattaacattttgtattgaggggtcattggccacgcatttacatatccttgaaactgtgattttcactttatccacgaaaattgatacccttgaatattaatgaaaccacagtagctTGAAGATAAATTATCTTCACGGCTATGAgtgtgaatgtttatttttctggcATGTCACTACCATATCTTTGTTATCGAAAAAAGAGCAATgtctttcaaaaaaaagaaaagaaaaaaaccgcTAGAGAATGCATGGTTTAAGATCTGGAGGAGTACGGTTGGGCTAACTGTGCTGGAACCCCGCACGTTAGTAAAGCGTGTGTGATATCGGACTAACTGTGCTGGATTTCCGCACGTTAGTGTCGATTTTTGGTACAGAATTATATCGGACTGTCCGTGCTGGAATCTTCGCACGTTATTAAGCAGTCATCTCGAAACTCCAAgattcggggttttttttgttttttttaataccatCTACCGTTATGTATAGTCCAACCTAAATACAACTTGTTGGACTTATGTTTCGTTTTGTAGTTTTTATTCAGCGTAAACTTGAGCGAGTGTAACGAATTGAGCTTTCCCCTGAATTCACAATATGgactttaaaaaactttaacGTTACAATTCACAGTTTACAATGCAAATCAAATACAAGATAATTTCGTGAAAATTGGGTAGTATTTTAGTAGAAAGTCAAGTGGCATGCTGCCGGGCGAACCACAACTTCATTGGTGAAAATTAACGATAGAATCTTTTCACacttaaaatttcataatttcttaaaaGTTCATAGTGGTCGATCCAGATTCTACTTGACGATAcaaaccccccacccccacccccccaaacCCATGCTAAGGATTGATTgttaagaaaacaaatattattttaaaacataccaAAGACTAATTGCACGGTTTACTGTTCATTTGAGTTAATGCATTGTCAAGTGCATTGTATGGTAAAATTGTTTTAGACTACACCAGTATGCACCCTTTAAAGTCCGCCGTATAAGAGGTTTTTTATTGGAACATGCTTGCTGATAAGATATAACATCATGTGCACCACAGTTAATGTAACAATTAACAGGCCTGAACATGTACCACTGCTAATTGCGGCTATATTAAATTGGTCTACAATCTACGCTGCACTATATCTCACATGGAAactcaattttcttttttaaaaacaaactccGTATTAAATTGCacttattaaaaattttatcttCGTGTCCCTTTAATATGAAATGCAAACCTCAATACGGCCAattcaaaaaacaaacaattgtGACAGTTCAAAAACTAGAGCAAAAGAAGACATGGTTATTGATTGCGACAGTGGTAGTTCAAAAAGAAGAGCAAAATAGacataattataaattgtaacagttaaaaattacatcaaaagaaaaagTATCCCACACCACACATATTATTGTTTACTTCATTATTTTCACTTGACAATCACTATTTTGaaaaagggggtgggggtgggttgTATTTTGCAGCTACctgtataatatataatttattattacacCACTTAATGCAAACACCTTCGCTATCGGGTATTATAGTTTCTGGCTTTTTAAATTAGCAATTAATACGTTGATATGAATTTAATACAGAACTGGTGCTAATGGATTAAATGTCACTcattgatttgaatttaaaCCCCATGCATGCATTatgcataataaatataaaagtaaataaaaaaggactgttacatgtaaatgctttacgcgtacatgtatactattaattacaattaattacACGGCTTGCATACCATGTTACACGGAATATCTGCGTACCTGACCTCGGGGGTTGAGTTTTAGAACATCCTCCCCTTTGTGTTCCTTGTTGCTGAACGTTATCAATTTGTTCTTGTATCCCCCGAAACCTTTCTCCTCCAAAACTATCATAGGCTTCCAGCAGGGAATGCTGCCCGACCCCCAGAACAGAAACATATTCTCTgccatgatgatgatgatattgCCACCCTCACTGACCGTGCGTGTGTGTACAGTGTGTAGAATCAGAAGTAGTATGGAATGCCGAGAGGGAAATCTTTTTATATAGGTTCATGAGGTCATTGCGAAATGGGTTGAAATTTTAGAGCGAACTTTTGTCATTTAAATGCGGAGAATCCGAGCCCTAGATCCTAGAGTTTAAGCCTTTCAAACTAATATTGCACAGGACAATGGCATTGTTGTACCGTTGAAGCGTATTTTTATACCATAAATTGAGGAGTTCTTAAAAATCCTCAAAAACTTGTATTTATGATCTTTTGTTCAAAGTGAGCAGACTTAACCTTCGAAAATTtgtataatttatcaaataccaaatatttgcatatatatatataaatcgtTTAAACATTCTAAACGCTATCTTCAACATGTTTCGGAGCAAAATACTAGTAATGCATTAACAAggtatctgtgagccaatgctcactagtgatacccccgctctaatgtgaatatgcaaaataagaaaagtCGACATCTAACAGAAAGTTGGCATCcgattagtacaaaaatatatcttacaatatagcatgcctaaacaaatagtttgttaaaatttcaatcatCTACGATAAATAGTTGATGAGAAATCGgtaacaaaaatttgtttgaaaaattaggctaaaaataaacaaagtcatcatttaacaagaagttgacgtccgattggtactatacatgtacatatattacacccctgcgaatgtgttcggaatgttttctttatcgttgctaagtatgtaataaatccagaggtgctcgaatggaagttcacgagacttcaccgagatttgttcagttcctgtgaaatttcgagcggaagtataagtgttcggataatattttcaaaatcgtaagtactggtcgtttttcatatcgtaTCCTACTTtggtttatgttaaaacatgatattcttttaataagttcgtcttatttcaccatttagcggttttttatattaaacgataatattcagaacagagttaacgttcgtgttcaaccacgtgttgagtggttgaaaatataaacattgcgtggcttaataaaatcatatccatgtttgatgcttgtggtgtgcaataccatgtttaaaaaaaaaataatggatgtctgttttgcataaaaacttagtatatcgagtcattttcagtgaacattctgcataaaattgtatagtctgtttcactattgatgctattactaggtcaggcgcggatcgaaaattaatcctcaggggggatctctacttagcatgttaattgttgcaacagctgacaaaaactattttttgtattgtcacatttatttctagaacacattttattcaccaattaatgaagataaagttaaaaatcaataaacctctagatttaatATTTGACTACTATAGTACCTATAGATTCTATGAactagactataaacacgaggcacgatttttactgcgaaactgaaagggtcaaataaaaccacgtggtctaaaatttaaatgacaataacattcgaaGGGGTGACATGGCTTCGAGGGCGACttaccagaatatttgccccgaggtgacaggaaagccctggagtgttatgttgcccgatgccgaaggcagagggcgacataacacttaagggctttcctgtcaccgaggGACAAATATTCCGAAACTGTCGCCCgagaagacatgtaatatatgttatataacattttcaaaaataaaaatctgtttaagATTATATTAACCTCATTAACAtgtgtattttgattattaatgCATCTTCGTATCTTACAATTCAATTTCTTATATAATGTCGATCGATGCTTTcaaaaagaagataatttttcaaattgaataattacatgtaaagtaaGTCTCTTTGAATAGCAGACACTGTcatgacattatttttttattttcgagGAACTGTTTACGTTTGCTTACATTGTAGCTAAATTTTGAACCCGACGTTATCATTACGCAGAATGATTGCACGCGAGGGTGATATAACAGTTTCGGTAGGGCaactatttcctgtgaaatatgactttttccgggagggcaatataactatttccggtgtgattcagcaattttcaaGGCATAGTattaaaattatctcatttgtgacataacgagaaaaattattcaaaaatgttatataaaaatatatcccacgatatggcatgcctaaacaaatggtgtcttaaaatttcaagcatctgcgataaatagttgctgagaaaaatacgacagaaatttttgttacggacggacagacacacaaggtaaaacagtatacccccttctCCTATTTCTGATCCGGAGTATAAAAAGTGTAGATCAGCGGTTAGAAaatttttaccatgtgtagaaaGATTTTATATACTAGATTTTGGCCCGTGCGTGCACGGATTGACTTTGCATAATATGATATCGGACTTTTAAGAATAGATatatcgacacaccgtattgttgacatttacataaccaagctttaaaaCTActataatgctattaatttcactacacgctgcttagttagaataatctaactgtgtcccGGAACAAGCCTTCACCCCCGTTATGTATGggtatggcacgccaaattcataaaatgaagtaaacatagtttcacatttgataaattaggtttatcgactgttaactatagtttacgaaacTCAAACTGTAGTTAAcaattcgttaactatagttttaatctgaaaaactatatttaacggttgtaaactatagtaaGCGAATGAGAATCTAAGTTTATCTGTCTGCAAATAACGTTAAcgatagattttgctgataaatatagattcacatctgtaaactataatttacattcgttaactatggttaagagttgttaatcatagtttcacactcgtgaaactatatttatcagataaactatgttttgcaatagcaaatggttgttttcagtgttaattatagttttacatttctgaaacatagatgatcgcgttaactatggtttacagatgtgaaatatatattaacGGCGTTAAATAAAGTTTCACAGATGATAAACCAGGTGTATtgactgttaactatagtttacagacggtaaactatagttaacaatagtttattgttaactatagttaacgattcgttaactataATTATTGATCCGTTAACTATAATTTTCATCTGAAAAACCAtatttaacggttgtaaactatagttaacgaatgataatctaagtttatctatctgcaaataacgttaacgatagattttgctgataaatatagattcacatctgtaaactataatttacattcgttaactatggttaagagttgttaatcatagtttcacactcgtgaaaatatatttatcagataaacttgTCTATGTTTTGCAATAgcaaatggttgttttcagtgttaattatagttttacacttCTGAAGCATAGATGATCGCGTTAACTATATGGTTTAcggatgtgaaatatagattattgtcgttaactatagttttctgtccgtaaactatagttcacAACCATcaactgtgaaactatgattagctcatttttgtgaatttggcgtgccatagtTTTGTAgctaaaaaaaatgcagaatcgctccgaaacgattttggagaaaattaatgaggctgcattgaaaattacagtcaatttttcatctaaaaatttatttcattttaatgaataattcaacactttttctcCAACGTTTTTgactcgcttcgaatttacacaccatgttgacatttgGAACTCTCGGGataattcatattaaatgctttgagttagagttatctcccgtattcctttgatgaacagaatataagacaaattttgaatgaaaatttacacgtactTGTAATATCTTATCCATGCATCTTATCTGATCTTATCCATGCAtctgtgatattgtggaaaaaTAAACTAAGGAGCCTctcgtgatttagcgtgaatggaatgcgcatgtgcaagattgtaaaatccaaaaaatccagataatttccggattttttaaaggaattttcgttgattattaattggcgaagcttgattgagaacaaataaaaagaaattggtaatcttcaagtaccaatgatgtttaaaatatatataacaaaagacagtactcttccgatttctcggcattaaagcccaaaaattcgagtctattattttaatatcaataatagtagtatagatagatAGAATAGATTAAATGCAAAGGGGTGTTTTAAAATGAGTCTCTCAGTCAGAGAGatgtttacaattatttttcgaACTATATAATTGAAAGTCAAGCCACGAAAATAAATGATTTCGCTGTTACGTTTTGATATCTCTATTACCCAGGTGTACGGGGCTTTTGTCAGCGACAGAGGATATTTGCTACTGACGAGTTTCACGAGTTTTACCATGATATCGCCATTAAAAATCTTGAGAAGGAAAAACTGTGCTTGGAAAATTGATTTCCTCTCCTGAAAATATCGGtattctacatacatgtacatggacttgtgatatattttgttcagtgtacattttttcatattaattgatGAGTGTATGTATATCTGTGTTCATCTTTAgttgcaaacaaaataaaattgatataatcgtttaaaataaatttttaattcataaacacatttaattacataacaacaacaacaacaaaataaattcaatagaaTATATCAGTTATTTTGATTTCGAATGGTaacatgctaaaaaaaaatttactagatcagttttaaagaaaattgcaTGTAACAGGTAAGCACGCGCATAGTAAGAGGCAGGCGCACCGCAATGGGGCACTGTTTCGTCCATTCACTCATAATACAGGGCATACACAGAGCCGTCCGCAAAGATGTGGCGGTTGTGGAAGGAGGCGGCGGCGAAGTTGTCCCTATCGGCGTCCCACAGATAGCGGGACCCAATCTGTACCCCCTGGTCGTGCCTCTGTCCGATCGTCACGGTACACACCAACTTGTACCTAGAAAGACGAAGCTTATATTGGTACCTGTCCACAACTTAGTATTAAAGTACCAGTATATGGACGTACAGActttcttttgtttctgttaCATGAAAGAAGGGAATAGTTTGACGTAAAAACCGTTCACAGATGGCATGACTACAAAttttgaactacatgtattatgttcaAAATATGTAGGAATTATTCTTAGAATTAAAGAGTTTATTACATAGGCAAGTGCATCTGCATAGCTAAAAGATTTGATTGGCGGGTGCCGGTACACGTGACTTACCTCTTAAAGTTGAGTTCCTTGACTTTGTGTTTGATTTCGTCTGACAGCTTTTTGGACAGATAGGAGCATTCTATGGGGTCATACTTCATTCCTAAATACATATTAATATTACTAATTTATGTCAAATATTACTAATTTATGTCCAATTGCGCTGTTCTCTCTACCATTGGCATATCATAAATTGCAAATGGCAAATGGTTGCTataaaggtggtatgggacacctatCAATATTAACGTggataaaatttcaatataatcaaaatactttcaccggtttataattttcaaattttagaaaatttgactaaaattatgttttaattttttttcgaaaggTACAAATATAAAAGCCCCAGTTGAATTCGAGCTCATGACATATATAGATAAGTAATATTGAATAACGGGGTTTATTTTGCATTTCCAATAGACtggaagtttttaaaaaaatgcgatAAATCTACGGATGTATTTCTGATTCCTAAACCTGTATCTCGATCAGCTTTAAATTTCTTTCAACCTCTGTTTTATCAATTTCAGATTAATACTATATATTATTatagtattaataaaatatatttttccagATAAAATTGTGGAAGAAAATActtttgtaatatttacattgtccagtgtctttgtctgtgataactatacgaatcgattttgtaacgaaaagtccaatacatttcatcaatgactatttcaaaatgtaatcgtacaattgctgaaaattaatatataaatatatttacatctaccaagtattattccctctatttttttttttttttttttttttttttttttacaaaaccttaaagttaattcatagctccaatgaaacagccagactgaaacatacacgccctgtttatcgattggtcgaaatctacagcggctgaaactgagaaGAAATTGGCAggtctgaaattgacacgccctgtttgtCGATTGGTctaaacctacatgtacaacGACATACGaaatatcacggactgcacgaaataatcatgatgatgacagactcaaagtctcacagaaGACGATTATGCTGTCTCTTTTAGATAacatacttatgtacattagcAGTAAAGTGAATTTTACCTACTTTTCATgaccaatttattaattagttaagacagatgttaatataaacaataaaatgctttttgatgactcatgcgggttatgaaggtagcgatcattgcagaaaaaaatacataacccgagttaacgggttatgtatttttctgcaatgtcactaccttcatatcccgaatgaatcaccaaagaaagcattttatcgTTTATATAAGTAAtagggaatcattctttgagtattatgaggtgatgaaATACAATGAacggtcgggcgtgatcaaatctatcataaagctccTCGGGcttttttggatttgatcacccACGACTCTTTTGATCACCTCCTAATACTCGGAggatgattccttattccttaattaaaagCATATGATAATTACTTCACTgctttataaaaatgtatccatACTTTTCCCATTTCGTTCCTGGAagataatatcaatttttatgatGAACCACTTTCTTTGAAGAACCACTAGAACAAGGTTAGTGTTCATTTGTGATCCTACACAGACAACTGTGCCTCACTCATTTTTCACGTGAATTAAACGTGAAAAACCACGTGAAATTTTTCGTGTGAATATAACTTCACACGACTTCACATGAAGCTTCAAGCGAATTTCACGTGAAGCACAGTTCAATTTGCTGAGTCCTCttgcatttaaaaatttatacatgtatgtacatgtatacgtcacaggcacctgaagttattttcttataataattccaattaaggtattcaatgtataatgaagggatattgaacaattttgaatcattttaaactagttaaaGATGTATTGCGAGGtaacaatgaaagtgaaataaaccaaattcacatgactgacaaCATATAAAAAGCCAGTCATTTTGcacttcaaaattttttaatgaGTTATCTCCCCCTTgaccaaaaaagaaaattttaattttgtcaaaatatctgcggtaagtgattcattttctttcatagattaataaagagaaagtttatgcatgtattaaccaagagagttctacgaattttaagttactttttacaatatcttattaAAACATATGTTGTGCATAGACTttaatgcaaaattcaaggtgtaattagttggatcataatcaaaattttgaaaattcctttggtggagtatttttatttgataacactgtcaaaatgatatcatgattaagaatatcggaccattcatttattaggtacaaaatgaggtcgttatacatcgaataccttaaaGAAAATCTATCCCAAcgtaatttttagaaaaaatatattagataGAGGGtagattttcttttataatgaGAAAAATACATTAAGAAGGGAATATAGTGTTCGTTTGTGATCCTACACAGACAATTGTGCCTCACTTATTTTTCTCGTGAATTAAACGTGAAAAACCACGTTAAATTGCCCGCGTGACTATAACTTCACACGACTTCACATGAAGCTTCAAGCGAATTTCACGTGAAGCACAATTCAATTGGCTGTGCAAGAGTCCCCTGGCATTTGATAacttatacatacatgtatgttcatacgtcacaggcacctgaaggtattttcttataataattccaatatttaaaaatatatcccaacgtaattttagaaatatatattaggTAGAGggtacatttttctttttgtaatgaGAAAAATACATTAGGAAGGGGGTATATTTTTACTATTGGAAAAATCAATAATAGCAGGTGCCTGTGGTATTCGTTTGAGTCTGTCGTCATCACCAGCCTTTTAGGTTTATGTTCATTTAGCCATCTCTGACGTTCGATGCTCTCTCCTCGTACATAGAAACACGAGATATCAGTAGAAAACATGTAATTGCCCGATAGCGCCGTTAATAGGATCGACATATACAATAGACACTTCCCAAGAATACAAAATCTAATAGAGTTCTGATAATTGATGTCCATTTCAAGCAATCAGTAACGAATTCATGTTCGGAAAAAAAATTGCTATTGATGTTTCAATGTTTCTGTCATTTGATATACTCAAACCCCTTCCCGTTGCTTAcgtgttttacaaacataaaCGCAGTGGTATGCA carries:
- the LOC128178554 gene encoding dynein light chain Tctex-type 5-B-like; protein product: MTGRDLGAKVSSLFDVVALHRPLKNAGSSVISYACDPRHDEDVGLHRAKKVYYENTYQLDPPSKFRADKVRPIIEQVLQVNLEGMKYDPIECSYLSKKLSDEIKHKVKELNFKRYKLVCTVTIGQRHDQGVQIGSRYLWDADRDNFAAASFHNRHIFADGSVYALYYE